The Microbacterium oleivorans genome contains the following window.
GCCGACCTGCCGGCGCAGCTCGCGCCCGACGCTCAGAGAGGTCAGCAGCACGGTGTCGATCGTGCCGGTGCGGACATCGGAGACGACGGCCGGATCGAGATCGACGCCCACGGTGCGATACGCGATGCAGACGTCCACCTCGTAGCCCTGGAGTTCGAGCTCGTCGCTGATGACGGCCATCGCGAGGTCGGAGCGCAGGACCAGGCAGCGGCCGGTCGAGCGGGGAGATCTGCCCGCGCACCACTGAGCGATCATGTTCGTCGCCGACGACGTGCCGACGGGGACGAACTCGACCTCGAACCCGGCATCGGCCACCGCCCTCGCCGTGGGTCGTCCGACGGCGGCGATGCGGGTGCCCACCGGGATGGTCGCCCCCGCGGCGACGAGCTGCTCGACGGTGGCGGCACTGGTGATGAACACCCACGCGTACTCCCCCGCCGCGAGCCGGGCGAAGGCGGCGTCACGGGCGGCGACGTCGCGCGGCGGGCGCGATTCGATGAGCGGTGCGACGACGCCGGTCGCGCCGCGTCGCTCGATCTCGGCGCGAACCCGGTCACCCCATGCACCGCCGCGCGGGATGAGGACGCGGCGCCCCCGCAGCGCGCCGGTCATCGGCTGGTCCCCGGCAGATCGGCGAAGTCGGCGGCACCGCCGTCCAGCAGCTCGGCGACGACCTCGGCGGCGATGCTCTCGCGCTGGTCGGGCGACGCGAGGTCCGCGTGCAGCGCGCGCGCGGCGCGCACGGTGCGCGCCCCCGCGGGGCCGTAGACCTCGGCGAGGAAGACCGTCTCGTCGCCCAGACCCGTCGCCGAGATCCCCACCGGGGCTGCGCAGCCCGCCTCGAGCCGTCGCAGCACGGCGCGCTCGAGGAGAGCCCGCGCCGCGGACTGGGCGTCGTCGATCAGGCTCACGGCGCGTCCGATCGCACCGTCGCGGTCCGCGGTGCGGATCTCGACGGC
Protein-coding sequences here:
- a CDS encoding uroporphyrinogen-III synthase; protein product: MTGALRGRRVLIPRGGAWGDRVRAEIERRGATGVVAPLIESRPPRDVAARDAAFARLAAGEYAWVFITSAATVEQLVAAGATIPVGTRIAAVGRPTARAVADAGFEVEFVPVGTSSATNMIAQWCAGRSPRSTGRCLVLRSDLAMAVISDELELQGYEVDVCIAYRTVGVDLDPAVVSDVRTGTIDTVLLTSLSVGRELRRQVGVPGPEVFIASIGPGTTRDAEKLGYTVHHTAHSQSVDALLAELDARTAEDPS